The following coding sequences lie in one Rutidosis leptorrhynchoides isolate AG116_Rl617_1_P2 chromosome 6, CSIRO_AGI_Rlap_v1, whole genome shotgun sequence genomic window:
- the LOC139853903 gene encoding protein ROOT HAIR DEFECTIVE 3-like, with the protein MDQNVAKLQTALNGPVDAVIDGAASDTWPAIRKLVQKETKTNVSEVSGALSGFEIDEDARKNLLSGLENYAIDLVESKAKECLKLLSVVAAIRLEDYGDRVEGILLGALAEPSKGPNTSSNLQLFGYKPLG; encoded by the exons atggatcaaaatgtg GCGAAACTACAAACAGCATTAAATGGACCTGTGGATGCTGTTATAGACGGGGCTGCTTCTGATACTTGGCCTGCAATTAGGAAACTTGTTCAAAAAGAGACCAAAACTAATGTTTCCGAAGTATCTGGCGCACTTTCGGGTTTCGAAATAGACGAAGATGCCAGGAAAAATCTACTTTCAGGATTGGAGAATTATGCAATAGATTTAGTTGAGTCGAAAGCTAAAGAA TGTTTGAAGTTGCTTTCTGTGGTGGCTGCAATTCGTTTGGAGGATTATGGTGATAGAGTTGAGGGTATACTACTTGGTGCTTTAGCCGAGCCCAGCAAAGGCCCTAATACGAGTTCTAATTTACAACTCTTTGGCTACAAGCCATTGGGATAA
- the LOC139851672 gene encoding uncharacterized protein isoform X2, which yields MNTDVPCGQWLKQESHSVSKDGLLVGKISVNNISVRTGEEFAMEFLQDRGLVRQVYNGDGKVLSNGTLLGSNGTHHIGYEELSVMLGLQRVDSVCSSDMTESTFGRATLIKPSAPSGANFVPEDSQRGKIKFICSSGGKILPRPSDGKLRYVGGETRIVSIQKNISFEEFVKRTSCNQPYTIKYRLPGEDFDALISVSSNEDLQNMIEEYIGLGDIDGSQRLRIYLIPLSESATVEADANQQHNPDFQYVVAVNGIVDHSLTKTDDARCLTNDASHLKLRMDQSLAFSQKHPPSSDLLEDNVGLNNSNVSPKLFEPPCSSKPSDNVPISSIDPVPQKDLMNGNSQLPTTLSFVPPLMQVQLESVVLQEKSVQQDENAQHVVYELPNMKQSAPYCQKDPLKRVNDDENFILKNLQAAKEDPKKNIGVQNKSKENIPAFYQVEIFSSNMSSATANGDMSNTSKVHYDQVYALNNMQILDNIIPASTGTYLKPVSNVVIHQFPAEPALHGQRTTETQEYLMNGKENGKQGSNMLWTHNHETSLSNLLSGLSDNLSRESTVQLLSTHQKGVNDVTMLISSDELHPTDSSSCFGPSMQNSTVVGFRREVSLMDDDFFTYTKQEIGNVCHEEYYNNIQKEVTSIKEKEENQMELADLLGVVTEAAKSSNVLDAVNTESHLSNAMEAESTFLDPNDEDVATDNGSKDSPFSNALIAEMEADMYGLQIIKNAELEEIRELGSGTYGTVYHGRWRGSDVAIKRIKKSCFAGRSSEEERLTNDFWSEARILSNLHHPNVVAFYGVVPDGAGGALATVTEFMPNGSLRNVLIKKDRSLDRRKKLLIVMDAAFGMEYLHSKNIVHFDLKCDNLLVNMRDPQRPVCKLLSTCNGYC from the exons ATGAACACTGATGTTCCTTGTGGTCAATGGCTGAAGCAGGAGTCACATTCTGTTTCAAAGGACGGGCTGTTGGTTGGGAAGATTTCAGTTAACAACATATCTGTAAGAACAGGTGAGGAGTTTGCGATGGAGTTTCTTCAAGATCGGGGTTTAGTAAGACAGGTTTATAATGGAGATGGTAAAGTACTTAGCAATGGGACGTTATTAGGAAGTAATGGAACTCATCATATTGGTTACGAGGAGCTTAGTGTTATGCTTGGGTTGCAGAGGGTGGACTCTGTATGTAGTTCTGATATGACAGAGAGTACATTTGGGAGAGCAACTCTTATTAAGCCAAGTGCTCCATCAGGTGCCAATTTTGTTCCTGAAGATTCTCAAAGAGGAAAAATTAAGTTTATCTGCAGTTCAGGTGGTAAAATTCTGCCTAGACCAAGTGATGGAAAACTGAGATATGTGGGAGGTGAGACGCGTATTGTTTCAATACAGAAGAATATATCCTTTGAAGAGTTTGTGAAACGGACTAGTTGCAACCAGCCTTACACAATTAAGTACCGGCTTCCAGGTGAGGATTTTGATGCTCTTATTTCAGTGTCATCAAATGAGGATCTTCAGAATATGATAGAGGAGTACATTGGGCTTGGAGACATTGATGGGTCCCAGCGACTAAGGATATATTTGATTCCTCTAAGTGAATCTGCAACAGTTGAGGCCGATGCTAACCAGCAGCACAATCCAGATTTTCAGTATGTAGTTGCAGTCAATGGAATAGTTGATCACAGTTTAACAAAAACTGATGACGCACGTTGTTTGACAAATGATGCGAGCCACTTGAAACTTAGGATGGACCAAAGTCTGGCTTTCTCCCAAAAACACCCTCCCTCTTCTGATTTATTGGAAGACAATGTTGGCCTCAATAACTCAAATGTATCTCCAAAATTGTTTGAACCCCCATGTTCGTCCAAGCCTTCTGATAATGTTCCTATCAGTTCTATTGATCCAGTGCCACAAAAGGATTTGATGAACGGTAATTCACAATTACCTACCACATTGAGCTTTGTACCACCACTTATGCAAGTGCAGCTTGAATCTGTTGTCTTGCAAGAGAAGTCTGTTCAGCAAGATGAGAATGCCCAACATGTTGTATATGAGTTGCCTAACATGAAACAGTCTGCTCCTTACTGTCAGAAGGATCCTCTAAAGAGAGTAAATGATGATGAAAATTTCATACTAAAGAATCTTCAAGCAGCAAAGGAAGATCCAAAGAAAAATATTGGAGTGCAAAACAAGTCCAAGGAAAACATACCAGCTTTTTATCAAGTTGAAATTTTTTCTAGCAATATGTCATCTGCAACTGCTAATGGTGACATGAGTAACACATCAAAGGTTCATTATGATCAGGTGTATGCTCTTAACAACATGCAAATATTGGACAACATAATACCTGCTTCAACTGGGACATATCTAAAGCCTGTTTCGAATGTAGTGATTCACCAATTTCCAGCTGAGCCTGCTCTTCATGGCCAAAGAACTACTGAGACTCAGGAGTATTTAATGAATGGAAAAGAAAATGGTAAACAGGGAAGCAATATGCTATGGACCCATAATCATGAAACATCTTTGAGTAATCTACTTTCTGGCTTATCGGATAACTTATCTCGTGAATCTACTGTTCAACTATTAAGTACACATCAGAAGGGTGTAAATGATGTTACTATGCTAATTAGCTCCGATGAGTTGCACCCGACTGATTCATCCTCGTGCTTTGGTCCTTCGATGCAGAATTCAACGGTGGTTGGTTTTAGGAGGGAAGTTTCGTTAATGGATGACGATTTCTTCACTTACACTAAACAAGAAATTGGTAACGTGTGTCATGAAGAATATTACAACAATATCCAGAAGGAAGTTACATCTATCAAGGAGAAGGAAGAAAATCAAATGGAGTTAGCTGACCTTTTGGGAGTTGTGACTGAAGCTGCAAAATCTTCAAATGTGTTGGATGCTGTCAACACTGAGTCTCACCTCTCGAATGCAATGGAAGCTGAGAGCACCTTCCTAGATCCCAATGATGAG GATGTTGCAACAGATAATGGAAGTAAGGATAGCCCATTCAGTAATGCATTAATAGCTGAAATGGAAGCTGATATGTACGGCCTCCAG ATTATAAAAAATGCCGAACTTGAAGAAATAAGAGAGTTGGGTTCTGGCACATATGGAACCGTTTATCATGGCAGGTGGCGTGGGTCAGATGTTGCTATTAAAAGGATCAAGAAAAGTTGTTTTGCTGGTAGATCATCTGAGGAAGAACGTCTG ACCAATGACTTTTGGAGCGAAGCACGCATCCTTTCAAATCTCCATCATCCAAATGTGGTTGCCTTTTATGGAGTTGTACCAGATGGAGCTGGAGGAGCTTTAGCTACAGTTACTGAATTTATGCCAAATGGATCACTTAGGAACGTCCTAATAAAAAAGGATAG GTCACTTGATCGTCGTAAAAAGCTCTTAATAGTCATGGATGCAGCCTTTGGAATGGAGTACTTGCATTCCAAAAATATTGTTCATTTTGATCTAAAATGTGATAACTTGTTGGTTAATATGCGTGATCCACAACGACCTGTATGTAAG CTTCTTAGCACTTGTAATGGATACTGTTGA
- the LOC139851672 gene encoding uncharacterized protein isoform X3, producing the protein MNTDVPCGQWLKQESHSVSKDGLLVGKISVNNISVRTGEEFAMEFLQDRGLVRQVYNGDGKVLSNGTLLGSNGTHHIGYEELSVMLGLQRVDSVCSSDMTESTFGRATLIKPSAPSGANFVPEDSQRGKIKFICSSGGKILPRPSDGKLRYVGGETRIVSIQKNISFEEFVKRTSCNQPYTIKYRLPGEDFDALISVSSNEDLQNMIEEYIGLGDIDGSQRLRIYLIPLSESATVEADANQQHNPDFQYVVAVNGIVDHSLTKTDDARCLTNDASHLKLRMDQSLAFSQKHPPSSDLLEDNVGLNNSNVSPKLFEPPCSSKPSDNVPISSIDPVPQKDLMNGNSQLPTTLSFVPPLMQVQLESVVLQEKSVQQDENAQHVVYELPNMKQSAPYCQKDPLKRVNDDENFILKNLQAAKEDPKKNIGVQNKSKENIPAFYQVEIFSSNMSSATANGDMSNTSKVHYDQVYALNNMQILDNIIPASTGTYLKPVSNVVIHQFPAEPALHGQRTTETQEYLMNGKENGKQGSNMLWTHNHETSLSNLLSGLSDNLSRESTVQLLSTHQKGVNDVTMLISSDELHPTDSSSCFGPSMQNSTVVGFRREVSLMDDDFFTYTKQEIGNVCHEEYYNNIQKEVTSIKEKEENQMELADLLGVVTEAAKSSNVLDAVNTESHLSNAMEAESTFLDPNDEDVATDNGSKDSPFSNALIAEMEADMYGLQIIKNAELEEIRELGSGTYGTVYHGRWRGSDVAIKRIKKSCFAGRSSEEERLTNDFWSEARILSNLHHPNVVAFYGVVPDGAGGALATVTEFMPNGSLRNVLIKKDRSLDRRKKLLIVMDAAFGMEYLHSKNIVHFDLKCDNLLVNMRDPQRPVCKHL; encoded by the exons ATGAACACTGATGTTCCTTGTGGTCAATGGCTGAAGCAGGAGTCACATTCTGTTTCAAAGGACGGGCTGTTGGTTGGGAAGATTTCAGTTAACAACATATCTGTAAGAACAGGTGAGGAGTTTGCGATGGAGTTTCTTCAAGATCGGGGTTTAGTAAGACAGGTTTATAATGGAGATGGTAAAGTACTTAGCAATGGGACGTTATTAGGAAGTAATGGAACTCATCATATTGGTTACGAGGAGCTTAGTGTTATGCTTGGGTTGCAGAGGGTGGACTCTGTATGTAGTTCTGATATGACAGAGAGTACATTTGGGAGAGCAACTCTTATTAAGCCAAGTGCTCCATCAGGTGCCAATTTTGTTCCTGAAGATTCTCAAAGAGGAAAAATTAAGTTTATCTGCAGTTCAGGTGGTAAAATTCTGCCTAGACCAAGTGATGGAAAACTGAGATATGTGGGAGGTGAGACGCGTATTGTTTCAATACAGAAGAATATATCCTTTGAAGAGTTTGTGAAACGGACTAGTTGCAACCAGCCTTACACAATTAAGTACCGGCTTCCAGGTGAGGATTTTGATGCTCTTATTTCAGTGTCATCAAATGAGGATCTTCAGAATATGATAGAGGAGTACATTGGGCTTGGAGACATTGATGGGTCCCAGCGACTAAGGATATATTTGATTCCTCTAAGTGAATCTGCAACAGTTGAGGCCGATGCTAACCAGCAGCACAATCCAGATTTTCAGTATGTAGTTGCAGTCAATGGAATAGTTGATCACAGTTTAACAAAAACTGATGACGCACGTTGTTTGACAAATGATGCGAGCCACTTGAAACTTAGGATGGACCAAAGTCTGGCTTTCTCCCAAAAACACCCTCCCTCTTCTGATTTATTGGAAGACAATGTTGGCCTCAATAACTCAAATGTATCTCCAAAATTGTTTGAACCCCCATGTTCGTCCAAGCCTTCTGATAATGTTCCTATCAGTTCTATTGATCCAGTGCCACAAAAGGATTTGATGAACGGTAATTCACAATTACCTACCACATTGAGCTTTGTACCACCACTTATGCAAGTGCAGCTTGAATCTGTTGTCTTGCAAGAGAAGTCTGTTCAGCAAGATGAGAATGCCCAACATGTTGTATATGAGTTGCCTAACATGAAACAGTCTGCTCCTTACTGTCAGAAGGATCCTCTAAAGAGAGTAAATGATGATGAAAATTTCATACTAAAGAATCTTCAAGCAGCAAAGGAAGATCCAAAGAAAAATATTGGAGTGCAAAACAAGTCCAAGGAAAACATACCAGCTTTTTATCAAGTTGAAATTTTTTCTAGCAATATGTCATCTGCAACTGCTAATGGTGACATGAGTAACACATCAAAGGTTCATTATGATCAGGTGTATGCTCTTAACAACATGCAAATATTGGACAACATAATACCTGCTTCAACTGGGACATATCTAAAGCCTGTTTCGAATGTAGTGATTCACCAATTTCCAGCTGAGCCTGCTCTTCATGGCCAAAGAACTACTGAGACTCAGGAGTATTTAATGAATGGAAAAGAAAATGGTAAACAGGGAAGCAATATGCTATGGACCCATAATCATGAAACATCTTTGAGTAATCTACTTTCTGGCTTATCGGATAACTTATCTCGTGAATCTACTGTTCAACTATTAAGTACACATCAGAAGGGTGTAAATGATGTTACTATGCTAATTAGCTCCGATGAGTTGCACCCGACTGATTCATCCTCGTGCTTTGGTCCTTCGATGCAGAATTCAACGGTGGTTGGTTTTAGGAGGGAAGTTTCGTTAATGGATGACGATTTCTTCACTTACACTAAACAAGAAATTGGTAACGTGTGTCATGAAGAATATTACAACAATATCCAGAAGGAAGTTACATCTATCAAGGAGAAGGAAGAAAATCAAATGGAGTTAGCTGACCTTTTGGGAGTTGTGACTGAAGCTGCAAAATCTTCAAATGTGTTGGATGCTGTCAACACTGAGTCTCACCTCTCGAATGCAATGGAAGCTGAGAGCACCTTCCTAGATCCCAATGATGAG GATGTTGCAACAGATAATGGAAGTAAGGATAGCCCATTCAGTAATGCATTAATAGCTGAAATGGAAGCTGATATGTACGGCCTCCAG ATTATAAAAAATGCCGAACTTGAAGAAATAAGAGAGTTGGGTTCTGGCACATATGGAACCGTTTATCATGGCAGGTGGCGTGGGTCAGATGTTGCTATTAAAAGGATCAAGAAAAGTTGTTTTGCTGGTAGATCATCTGAGGAAGAACGTCTG ACCAATGACTTTTGGAGCGAAGCACGCATCCTTTCAAATCTCCATCATCCAAATGTGGTTGCCTTTTATGGAGTTGTACCAGATGGAGCTGGAGGAGCTTTAGCTACAGTTACTGAATTTATGCCAAATGGATCACTTAGGAACGTCCTAATAAAAAAGGATAG GTCACTTGATCGTCGTAAAAAGCTCTTAATAGTCATGGATGCAGCCTTTGGAATGGAGTACTTGCATTCCAAAAATATTGTTCATTTTGATCTAAAATGTGATAACTTGTTGGTTAATATGCGTGATCCACAACGACCTGTATGTAAG CACTTGTAA
- the LOC139851672 gene encoding uncharacterized protein isoform X1 gives MNTDVPCGQWLKQESHSVSKDGLLVGKISVNNISVRTGEEFAMEFLQDRGLVRQVYNGDGKVLSNGTLLGSNGTHHIGYEELSVMLGLQRVDSVCSSDMTESTFGRATLIKPSAPSGANFVPEDSQRGKIKFICSSGGKILPRPSDGKLRYVGGETRIVSIQKNISFEEFVKRTSCNQPYTIKYRLPGEDFDALISVSSNEDLQNMIEEYIGLGDIDGSQRLRIYLIPLSESATVEADANQQHNPDFQYVVAVNGIVDHSLTKTDDARCLTNDASHLKLRMDQSLAFSQKHPPSSDLLEDNVGLNNSNVSPKLFEPPCSSKPSDNVPISSIDPVPQKDLMNGNSQLPTTLSFVPPLMQVQLESVVLQEKSVQQDENAQHVVYELPNMKQSAPYCQKDPLKRVNDDENFILKNLQAAKEDPKKNIGVQNKSKENIPAFYQVEIFSSNMSSATANGDMSNTSKVHYDQVYALNNMQILDNIIPASTGTYLKPVSNVVIHQFPAEPALHGQRTTETQEYLMNGKENGKQGSNMLWTHNHETSLSNLLSGLSDNLSRESTVQLLSTHQKGVNDVTMLISSDELHPTDSSSCFGPSMQNSTVVGFRREVSLMDDDFFTYTKQEIGNVCHEEYYNNIQKEVTSIKEKEENQMELADLLGVVTEAAKSSNVLDAVNTESHLSNAMEAESTFLDPNDEDVATDNGSKDSPFSNALIAEMEADMYGLQIIKNAELEEIRELGSGTYGTVYHGRWRGSDVAIKRIKKSCFAGRSSEEERLTNDFWSEARILSNLHHPNVVAFYGVVPDGAGGALATVTEFMPNGSLRNVLIKKDRSLDRRKKLLIVMDAAFGMEYLHSKNIVHFDLKCDNLLVNMRDPQRPVCKVGDFGLSRIKRNTLVSGGVRGTLPWMAPELLNGSSTRVSEKVDVFSFGITMWEILTGEEPYANMHCGAIIGGIVKDTLRPVIPERCDPEWRKLMEQCWSVDPNIRPSFTEITNQLRTMSKNLQSNGIKKGSHA, from the exons ATGAACACTGATGTTCCTTGTGGTCAATGGCTGAAGCAGGAGTCACATTCTGTTTCAAAGGACGGGCTGTTGGTTGGGAAGATTTCAGTTAACAACATATCTGTAAGAACAGGTGAGGAGTTTGCGATGGAGTTTCTTCAAGATCGGGGTTTAGTAAGACAGGTTTATAATGGAGATGGTAAAGTACTTAGCAATGGGACGTTATTAGGAAGTAATGGAACTCATCATATTGGTTACGAGGAGCTTAGTGTTATGCTTGGGTTGCAGAGGGTGGACTCTGTATGTAGTTCTGATATGACAGAGAGTACATTTGGGAGAGCAACTCTTATTAAGCCAAGTGCTCCATCAGGTGCCAATTTTGTTCCTGAAGATTCTCAAAGAGGAAAAATTAAGTTTATCTGCAGTTCAGGTGGTAAAATTCTGCCTAGACCAAGTGATGGAAAACTGAGATATGTGGGAGGTGAGACGCGTATTGTTTCAATACAGAAGAATATATCCTTTGAAGAGTTTGTGAAACGGACTAGTTGCAACCAGCCTTACACAATTAAGTACCGGCTTCCAGGTGAGGATTTTGATGCTCTTATTTCAGTGTCATCAAATGAGGATCTTCAGAATATGATAGAGGAGTACATTGGGCTTGGAGACATTGATGGGTCCCAGCGACTAAGGATATATTTGATTCCTCTAAGTGAATCTGCAACAGTTGAGGCCGATGCTAACCAGCAGCACAATCCAGATTTTCAGTATGTAGTTGCAGTCAATGGAATAGTTGATCACAGTTTAACAAAAACTGATGACGCACGTTGTTTGACAAATGATGCGAGCCACTTGAAACTTAGGATGGACCAAAGTCTGGCTTTCTCCCAAAAACACCCTCCCTCTTCTGATTTATTGGAAGACAATGTTGGCCTCAATAACTCAAATGTATCTCCAAAATTGTTTGAACCCCCATGTTCGTCCAAGCCTTCTGATAATGTTCCTATCAGTTCTATTGATCCAGTGCCACAAAAGGATTTGATGAACGGTAATTCACAATTACCTACCACATTGAGCTTTGTACCACCACTTATGCAAGTGCAGCTTGAATCTGTTGTCTTGCAAGAGAAGTCTGTTCAGCAAGATGAGAATGCCCAACATGTTGTATATGAGTTGCCTAACATGAAACAGTCTGCTCCTTACTGTCAGAAGGATCCTCTAAAGAGAGTAAATGATGATGAAAATTTCATACTAAAGAATCTTCAAGCAGCAAAGGAAGATCCAAAGAAAAATATTGGAGTGCAAAACAAGTCCAAGGAAAACATACCAGCTTTTTATCAAGTTGAAATTTTTTCTAGCAATATGTCATCTGCAACTGCTAATGGTGACATGAGTAACACATCAAAGGTTCATTATGATCAGGTGTATGCTCTTAACAACATGCAAATATTGGACAACATAATACCTGCTTCAACTGGGACATATCTAAAGCCTGTTTCGAATGTAGTGATTCACCAATTTCCAGCTGAGCCTGCTCTTCATGGCCAAAGAACTACTGAGACTCAGGAGTATTTAATGAATGGAAAAGAAAATGGTAAACAGGGAAGCAATATGCTATGGACCCATAATCATGAAACATCTTTGAGTAATCTACTTTCTGGCTTATCGGATAACTTATCTCGTGAATCTACTGTTCAACTATTAAGTACACATCAGAAGGGTGTAAATGATGTTACTATGCTAATTAGCTCCGATGAGTTGCACCCGACTGATTCATCCTCGTGCTTTGGTCCTTCGATGCAGAATTCAACGGTGGTTGGTTTTAGGAGGGAAGTTTCGTTAATGGATGACGATTTCTTCACTTACACTAAACAAGAAATTGGTAACGTGTGTCATGAAGAATATTACAACAATATCCAGAAGGAAGTTACATCTATCAAGGAGAAGGAAGAAAATCAAATGGAGTTAGCTGACCTTTTGGGAGTTGTGACTGAAGCTGCAAAATCTTCAAATGTGTTGGATGCTGTCAACACTGAGTCTCACCTCTCGAATGCAATGGAAGCTGAGAGCACCTTCCTAGATCCCAATGATGAG GATGTTGCAACAGATAATGGAAGTAAGGATAGCCCATTCAGTAATGCATTAATAGCTGAAATGGAAGCTGATATGTACGGCCTCCAG ATTATAAAAAATGCCGAACTTGAAGAAATAAGAGAGTTGGGTTCTGGCACATATGGAACCGTTTATCATGGCAGGTGGCGTGGGTCAGATGTTGCTATTAAAAGGATCAAGAAAAGTTGTTTTGCTGGTAGATCATCTGAGGAAGAACGTCTG ACCAATGACTTTTGGAGCGAAGCACGCATCCTTTCAAATCTCCATCATCCAAATGTGGTTGCCTTTTATGGAGTTGTACCAGATGGAGCTGGAGGAGCTTTAGCTACAGTTACTGAATTTATGCCAAATGGATCACTTAGGAACGTCCTAATAAAAAAGGATAG GTCACTTGATCGTCGTAAAAAGCTCTTAATAGTCATGGATGCAGCCTTTGGAATGGAGTACTTGCATTCCAAAAATATTGTTCATTTTGATCTAAAATGTGATAACTTGTTGGTTAATATGCGTGATCCACAACGACCTGTATGTAAG GTTGGTGACTTTGGACTGTCAAGGATCAAACGGAATACTCTAGTCTCAGGTGGGGTCCGAGGAACATTACCATGGATGGCACCGGAATTATTAAATGGTAGCTCCACTCGAGTTTCTGAAAAG GTTGATGTGTTCTCTTTTGGAATTACCATGTGGGAAATTTTAACTGGTGAAGAACCTTATGCAAATATGCATTGTGGAGCTATCATAG GAGGCATTGTGAAGGATACTCTCCGGCCTGTAATACCAGAACGGTGTGACCCTGAATGGAGGAAGCTAATGGAACAATGTTGGTCTGTGGACCCCAACATCCGGCCGTCGTTTACTGAAATCACAAACCAATTGCGGACCATGTCTAAGAATCTCCAATCAAACGGGATCAAAAAAGGCTCACATGCCTAG